A stretch of the Teredinibacter haidensis genome encodes the following:
- a CDS encoding cyclic nucleotide-binding domain-containing protein — protein sequence MEVHPLHRYEQSSLYNLLSSIPFYKAVKQRDPWQYDLLMSYSRIIEYRPGEVLLEQGQNDQWLYFLLRGQLAVIVGSGDDERKVVNYITPGEVFGDLAVLIDHERTATVVADPNCKSVMVFGTDFQVFGDLDDVRKISLSTKLEYYRNMVHNLRWKLEVYRMSYPDQSFASNHRKVKLYTGQKDTLEELKSLDEQARALARLLVIWNLEFDRLSISPREKLDYSSLVALGE from the coding sequence ATGGAAGTACACCCTTTACACCGCTACGAGCAATCTTCGCTTTATAATTTGCTTTCCTCAATTCCTTTTTACAAGGCGGTTAAGCAGCGAGATCCGTGGCAGTACGATTTACTGATGAGTTACTCGAGGATTATTGAGTATCGTCCGGGGGAGGTGTTGCTAGAGCAGGGCCAGAATGATCAGTGGCTGTACTTTCTTCTGCGGGGCCAGTTGGCCGTTATTGTTGGCAGCGGTGACGATGAGCGAAAAGTGGTGAATTACATTACTCCCGGTGAAGTGTTTGGCGATCTGGCAGTATTGATAGACCACGAGCGAACAGCCACTGTCGTTGCAGATCCAAACTGCAAGTCTGTTATGGTTTTTGGTACGGATTTCCAGGTCTTTGGTGATCTAGATGATGTTCGAAAAATATCTTTATCAACGAAGCTAGAATACTACCGAAATATGGTTCACAACCTTCGCTGGAAATTGGAGGTTTACCGCATGTCATACCCGGACCAGTCTTTCGCATCGAACCACCGTAAAGTCAAACTCTACACGGGTCAAAAAGACACGCTTGAAGAACTCAAAAGTCTGGATGAACAGGCAAGAGCTCTGGCGAGGCTGCTGGTCATCTGGAACCTTGAATTCGACCGGCTCTCAATATCTCCACGGGAAAAGCTGGATTACAGTAGCCTAGTAGCCCTAGGTGAGTAA